One genomic segment of Roseofilum reptotaenium CS-1145 includes these proteins:
- a CDS encoding Uma2 family endonuclease gives MVQTPAVPETETLLLELPKTLKLYVTQEQFEILAASNRELHLERTATGELIVNPPTGWETGEQNSSISGELYVWWRNAGEPGKVFDSSTGFILPNSANLSPDASWVSQERWDALNEEQKRMFANICPDFVVELRSHSDTMKSLREKMQEYMDNGARLGWLINPKTRKVEVYRVGLDVEILSNPTELSGETVLPGFVLELRRVWG, from the coding sequence ATGGTACAGACACCAGCCGTACCGGAAACGGAAACCCTATTACTGGAGTTACCCAAAACTCTTAAGCTTTATGTTACCCAAGAACAGTTTGAAATCCTAGCAGCCAGTAACCGAGAATTACACCTAGAAAGAACAGCAACAGGAGAGTTAATCGTGAATCCACCAACCGGTTGGGAAACTGGAGAACAAAATAGCAGTATTTCTGGCGAGTTGTATGTATGGTGGCGTAATGCAGGCGAACCCGGGAAAGTCTTTGACTCCTCTACTGGATTTATTTTACCCAATAGTGCAAATCTCTCTCCTGATGCATCTTGGGTAAGTCAAGAGCGTTGGGATGCACTGAATGAGGAACAAAAGAGAATGTTTGCTAATATTTGTCCTGATTTTGTGGTGGAATTAAGATCGCACTCGGATACAATGAAGTCTCTGCGAGAGAAAATGCAAGAGTATATGGACAATGGAGCCAGATTAGGTTGGCTAATCAATCCAAAAACCAGAAAAGTGGAAGTGTATCGAGTGGGTTTAGATGTAGAAATATTGTCAAACCCAACTGAATTATCGGGTGAGACAGTTTTACCGGGTTTCGTTTTAGAGTTGCGTCGGGTTTGGGGTTAG
- the lnt gene encoding apolipoprotein N-acyltransferase — translation MLQSKQHFGIRENLGSLALSLLGGLLMGITTAPINAWPLAWIALIPLWVSVRRSDSWKRTLSYALVWGIGFHGVALFWITGIHPMTWLGVPWLASLAIALSVWIFITLWGSTLVTLWAILFAHFTHEKSSAYTVLLGTTLWCLLEGIWSYSDLWWSSLSYTQSPFNVAILHLGQLSGPNTITAALVAVNGLVAEFIFSIIYHKNQKKSTLILALILLFSTHATGYFLSQKSLAIQPGETFKVGIIQGNIPNDIKLYSQGWQNALAGYTQGYQKLAAQGVDIVLTPETALPFLWTNQNRGYPPLIKAIQDWRTPVWVGAFGKNGDRLTNSLFTLDGTGEIISQYDKIKLVPLGEYIPFESLLGKLINRLSPLEATLVRGSRDQVVQTPVGQAIVGICYDSAFSQVFRQQAAQGGEFIITASNDAHYTAAMQWQHHAQDVLRAIESDRITIRATNTGYSAIVENDGKTRWVSNRNTYQIHTDIIERRNTTTLYIQWGDWIAPLLCFLTLGFTPIALFL, via the coding sequence ATGCTTCAATCTAAACAACATTTTGGTATCCGTGAGAACTTAGGCAGTTTGGCACTCTCCCTACTGGGAGGGTTGCTCATGGGAATAACGACTGCTCCAATTAACGCTTGGCCTTTAGCTTGGATTGCCCTGATCCCGCTCTGGGTATCAGTTCGGCGCTCTGATTCCTGGAAACGTACCCTGAGCTATGCTCTGGTTTGGGGAATTGGATTTCATGGGGTAGCCCTATTTTGGATTACGGGAATTCACCCCATGACGTGGTTAGGGGTTCCCTGGTTAGCGAGTTTGGCGATCGCCCTCAGTGTCTGGATCTTCATTACCCTCTGGGGAAGCACTCTAGTGACCCTGTGGGCAATACTTTTCGCTCATTTTACCCACGAAAAAAGCAGCGCGTATACGGTTTTATTGGGAACGACTTTGTGGTGTCTTCTAGAAGGCATTTGGAGCTATTCTGACCTGTGGTGGAGTTCCCTCTCCTATACTCAAAGTCCATTTAATGTAGCTATTTTGCACCTAGGGCAACTGTCCGGGCCAAATACCATTACAGCCGCTTTAGTCGCTGTCAATGGCTTAGTGGCAGAATTTATTTTTAGTATAATCTATCATAAAAATCAGAAAAAGTCAACCCTAATTTTGGCATTAATCCTGCTGTTTTCCACCCATGCAACCGGCTATTTTCTCTCTCAGAAATCCTTAGCTATACAACCCGGAGAAACCTTCAAAGTTGGCATCATTCAAGGCAATATTCCCAATGACATCAAACTCTATTCCCAGGGATGGCAAAACGCCTTAGCGGGCTATACCCAAGGATACCAAAAATTAGCCGCCCAAGGGGTTGATATTGTTCTCACTCCTGAAACCGCCTTACCCTTTCTGTGGACAAATCAGAACCGGGGTTATCCTCCTCTAATCAAAGCCATCCAGGACTGGAGAACCCCGGTGTGGGTGGGTGCATTTGGCAAAAACGGCGATCGCCTCACCAACAGCCTCTTTACCCTGGATGGAACCGGTGAAATCATCAGTCAATACGATAAAATTAAACTCGTTCCTTTAGGTGAATATATCCCCTTTGAATCCCTTCTTGGCAAACTGATTAATCGCCTCTCACCCCTAGAAGCCACCTTAGTCAGAGGTTCCCGCGATCAAGTCGTGCAAACCCCCGTAGGACAAGCCATTGTTGGCATTTGTTATGATTCAGCATTTTCCCAGGTTTTCCGCCAACAAGCAGCACAAGGAGGAGAATTTATCATCACTGCGTCTAACGATGCCCATTATACTGCTGCGATGCAATGGCAACATCATGCCCAAGACGTTCTGCGAGCCATAGAGAGCGATCGCATCACCATTCGTGCCACCAATACCGGCTATTCTGCCATTGTTGAAAATGACGGTAAAACTCGCTGGGTTTCTAATCGCAACACCTATCAAATTCACACCGATATCATTGAGCGCAGAAACACAACAACCCTATACATCCAATGGGGCGATTGGATTGCACCCCTGCTCTGTTTTCTCACCCTAGGATTCACTCCGATCGCTCTCTTCTTGTAG
- the gyrA gene encoding DNA gyrase subunit A, translated as MSIPLDRIVPTDLRNEMSRSYLEYAMSVIVGRALPDARDGLKPVHRRILYAMHELGLTPDRPFRKCARVVGEVLGKYHPHGDTAVYDALVRMAQDFSMRSPLINGHGNFGSVDNDPPAAMRYTECRLQAISTEAMLQDIESETVDFIDNFDGSQQEPIVLPARVPQLLLNGSAGIAVGMATNIPPHNLGELIDGLVALIDDPDLTDTALMRYIPGPDFPTGGKILGTSGIQEAYTLGRGSITMRGIADIETIEHRGRPSRDAIIVTQLPYQVNKAALIERIAELVNDKRIEGIADIRDESDRDGMRIVVELRRDAYPRVVLNNLYKQTPLQTNFGANMLALVNNDPQLLSIKHFLSVFLEFRVETITRRTQYELRKAEERDHLLQGLLIAMQYLDEIIELIRHAADTPTAKAELIERYSLSELQADAILQMQLRRLTALEAEKIRQEHEELQRRIADLKDILANRNRILEMIKAECAELKQKFATPRRTEIEKAEGDLVDMDLIANEKAVILITEQGYIKRMPVDTFDAQSRATRGKSGAKMKEDDGIDHFLTCCDHDSLLFFSDRGVVYRLLAYQIPSSSRNAKGTPMVQMLPIPMDEKITSIIPVSEFSDHEYLVMLTQKGYIKRTALDAFSNIRTNGLIAISLAEGDQLRWVRRATEEDSIIIASSQGKAIHFRTNTDQVRPLGRSARGVRAMKLVDGDSLISMDILPGNVLSELMVDQAEEEEVNDTPETEDIETTSTLGPWVLVVTTRGYGKRVPVNQFRLQNRSGKGIIATKFKSHKANDELAALRIVHPDDELMMVTSRGIIIRQSTNAISVQSRGATGVLVQRLDKDDTIAAVALVPTQGEETTDGEPEVELTTETETPEPLAE; from the coding sequence ATGAGTATCCCCCTAGATCGGATCGTGCCCACGGACTTGAGAAATGAGATGTCCCGGTCATACCTAGAATACGCCATGAGCGTGATTGTAGGTCGAGCGCTTCCCGATGCCAGAGATGGACTCAAACCCGTTCACCGCCGCATTTTATACGCCATGCACGAACTGGGTTTAACCCCCGATCGCCCCTTCCGGAAATGCGCCCGTGTCGTCGGCGAAGTCCTCGGTAAATATCATCCCCATGGCGATACGGCGGTTTATGATGCTCTGGTGCGGATGGCGCAAGACTTTTCCATGCGATCGCCCCTCATTAACGGTCATGGTAACTTCGGCTCCGTAGACAACGATCCCCCAGCAGCCATGCGGTATACGGAATGTCGCTTGCAGGCGATTTCTACAGAAGCCATGCTGCAAGACATTGAATCAGAAACCGTTGACTTTATCGATAACTTCGATGGCTCGCAACAAGAACCCATCGTCCTCCCCGCACGGGTTCCCCAACTGCTCCTCAATGGTTCAGCCGGTATTGCAGTCGGCATGGCGACGAATATTCCTCCCCATAACCTGGGAGAACTGATTGATGGCTTAGTTGCCCTGATCGACGATCCGGATTTAACCGATACTGCGCTCATGCGGTATATTCCCGGCCCCGACTTCCCCACGGGGGGCAAAATTCTGGGAACCTCTGGTATTCAGGAAGCCTATACCCTCGGTCGCGGATCGATTACCATGCGGGGCATCGCTGACATTGAAACCATTGAACATCGGGGTCGCCCTTCACGGGATGCGATTATTGTTACCCAATTGCCCTACCAGGTGAATAAGGCTGCCCTCATTGAGCGGATCGCCGAACTGGTGAATGATAAACGGATTGAAGGCATTGCTGATATTCGCGATGAGAGCGATCGCGATGGAATGCGGATCGTCGTCGAACTGCGTCGCGATGCCTATCCTAGAGTTGTTCTCAACAACCTCTACAAACAAACTCCCCTGCAAACCAACTTTGGGGCCAATATGTTGGCACTCGTCAACAATGACCCCCAACTGCTCTCGATTAAACACTTCCTCAGCGTCTTCCTAGAATTTAGAGTCGAAACCATCACCCGGCGCACCCAATACGAACTCCGCAAAGCCGAAGAGCGAGACCACCTGTTGCAGGGCCTGCTGATTGCCATGCAATACCTGGATGAAATTATCGAACTCATTCGCCATGCTGCCGATACTCCAACCGCTAAAGCAGAATTAATAGAGCGCTATTCCCTCTCCGAACTGCAAGCCGATGCCATTCTGCAAATGCAACTGCGCCGCCTAACTGCCCTAGAAGCCGAAAAAATCCGTCAAGAACATGAAGAACTGCAACGGCGCATTGCCGACTTAAAAGACATTCTCGCCAACCGCAATCGCATCCTAGAGATGATTAAGGCAGAATGTGCTGAACTCAAGCAAAAATTTGCCACCCCGCGCCGCACCGAGATCGAAAAAGCCGAAGGGGATCTCGTCGATATGGACTTGATCGCCAATGAAAAAGCAGTGATCTTAATTACGGAACAGGGCTATATTAAGCGGATGCCTGTCGATACCTTTGATGCCCAAAGTCGGGCAACACGCGGTAAGTCGGGCGCGAAAATGAAAGAAGATGATGGCATTGACCATTTCTTGACCTGCTGCGATCATGATAGTCTGCTGTTTTTCAGCGATCGCGGTGTTGTCTATCGTCTCCTCGCCTATCAAATTCCCAGCAGCTCCCGCAACGCCAAAGGCACACCCATGGTGCAAATGTTGCCCATTCCCATGGATGAGAAAATCACCTCCATTATCCCCGTGTCGGAATTTAGCGACCATGAATACTTGGTCATGCTCACCCAGAAAGGCTACATTAAACGCACAGCCCTTGATGCCTTCAGTAATATTCGCACCAATGGGTTAATTGCCATTTCCCTAGCAGAAGGCGATCAGTTGCGTTGGGTGAGACGAGCGACGGAAGAAGACAGTATTATTATTGCCTCATCCCAGGGGAAAGCCATTCATTTTAGAACCAACACCGATCAAGTTCGTCCCCTCGGTCGAAGCGCACGCGGGGTAAGAGCAATGAAACTCGTTGACGGCGATAGTTTGATTAGCATGGATATCCTTCCGGGTAACGTACTTAGCGAGCTAATGGTCGATCAGGCGGAAGAAGAAGAGGTTAATGATACGCCAGAAACTGAAGACATCGAGACCACATCCACCCTCGGCCCTTGGGTATTAGTCGTCACCACTAGAGGTTATGGCAAGCGAGTTCCCGTCAACCAATTCCGACTGCAAAACCGCTCTGGAAAAGGAATCATTGCCACTAAGTTTAAATCCCATAAAGCTAACGATGAGTTAGCCGCTCTGCGCATCGTTCACCCTGACGACGAGTTAATGATGGTCACCTCCCGTGGCATTATTATTCGCCAATCTACTAACGCCATTTCCGTACAATCCCGTGGTGCAACTGGCGTATTAGTGCAACGGTTAGATAAGGACGATACCATTGCCGCAGTTGCCCTAGTTCCTACCCAAGGGGAAGAAACGACGGACGGGGAGCCAGAGGTAGAGTTAACCACTGAAACAGAGACCCCCGAACCCTTAGCCGAATAA
- a CDS encoding DUF938 domain-containing protein has protein sequence MTADLRQYAPATQRNREPILEVLQRVLPPTGTVLEVASGTGEHAVFFAPHLQPRSWLPSEFNPQLLESIKAWQKVYPCDFLYSPIRLDSQNIPWNLDSHEAEITAIVCINMIHISPWEVCLGLMAGAEQVLPSQGILYLYGPYKQKGEHTAPSNASFDQSLRFSNPLWGVRNLEDVIEVAQAHDLHHLETIEMPANNLSVVFEKGIGNRE, from the coding sequence ATGACTGCTGATTTACGACAATATGCTCCCGCAACTCAACGGAACCGAGAACCAATCTTAGAGGTTTTACAACGAGTCTTACCCCCGACAGGAACAGTTTTAGAAGTGGCGAGTGGAACCGGCGAACATGCGGTGTTTTTTGCCCCTCATTTACAACCGAGATCTTGGTTGCCTTCAGAATTTAATCCGCAGTTACTAGAGAGTATCAAGGCTTGGCAGAAGGTTTATCCTTGTGATTTTTTGTATTCTCCGATTCGTTTAGATTCCCAAAATATACCTTGGAATTTAGATAGCCATGAAGCAGAAATTACGGCCATAGTTTGTATTAATATGATTCATATTTCTCCTTGGGAAGTGTGCTTAGGATTGATGGCTGGCGCTGAACAGGTTTTGCCTTCCCAAGGTATTTTATATTTATATGGCCCTTACAAACAAAAGGGAGAACATACGGCTCCCAGTAACGCCAGTTTCGATCAATCTTTGCGCTTCTCTAATCCTCTTTGGGGGGTGCGAAATTTAGAGGATGTGATTGAGGTTGCCCAAGCTCACGATTTGCACCATTTAGAAACGATAGAAATGCCAGCGAATAATCTCTCGGTTGTTTTTGAAAAGGGAATAGGGAATAGGGAATAG
- the rplU gene encoding 50S ribosomal protein L21 yields the protein MSYAIIETGGKQLRVEPGRFYDIELLAVEPEQTVSIDKVFYIQHGDDMHVGQPLVSGATVEGTVMRHFRDRKVLVYKMKPKKKTRKKRGHRQERTRLMINSINVNGEVLASTPAPAEASDEA from the coding sequence ATGAGTTATGCAATTATTGAAACGGGTGGTAAACAACTGAGAGTTGAACCCGGTCGCTTTTATGACATTGAACTGCTGGCGGTAGAACCGGAACAAACGGTTTCCATTGACAAAGTGTTTTATATCCAGCATGGCGACGATATGCATGTTGGTCAGCCTCTGGTGAGTGGCGCGACGGTGGAAGGAACGGTAATGCGGCATTTTCGCGATCGCAAGGTTTTAGTCTATAAAATGAAACCGAAAAAGAAAACGCGCAAAAAACGCGGACATCGCCAAGAACGCACTCGGTTGATGATCAATTCCATTAACGTTAATGGAGAAGTGTTAGCCTCAACTCCAGCCCCTGCTGAAGCCTCTGACGAAGCTTAA
- a CDS encoding PIN domain-containing protein, with protein sequence MNGNRYLLDTNAIITLLQGNPQLIQLLQNASWIGISIVSQIKFLVFSGLTERDRQLFHQFLQRVNIVGLSSKDTGLIAEIVKIRQLYRLKLPDAAIAAMAIHHSASLVTADREFTKVNPLNVIGW encoded by the coding sequence ATGAATGGTAATCGCTATCTGTTGGATACGAATGCCATTATTACTCTGTTACAGGGAAATCCTCAACTGATTCAATTACTCCAAAATGCAAGCTGGATTGGGATCTCGATCGTTAGCCAGATTAAATTCCTGGTTTTTTCTGGGTTAACGGAACGCGATCGCCAGCTTTTTCATCAGTTTCTACAGCGAGTCAATATTGTGGGTTTGAGTAGCAAGGATACTGGATTAATCGCAGAAATTGTCAAAATTCGCCAACTCTACCGACTGAAATTACCGGATGCGGCGATCGCAGCTATGGCAATACATCATTCAGCAAGCTTAGTGACTGCGGATCGAGAGTTTACTAAAGTGAACCCTTTGAATGTAATCGGTTGGTAG
- a CDS encoding DUF6173 family protein: MHDFPSFKDQPNVNYNSMLEEMRKSGEERAGYANVMFKYLLEEIQEFESDLQADEEIAVYLASFAGGMPIRIESINYRDPYYIVLSGTTEEGQKVRLVQHVTQISILFMPIKVSSEDNRKPRRIGFMAGADM, from the coding sequence ATGCATGACTTTCCTTCCTTCAAAGATCAGCCTAATGTAAACTATAATTCTATGTTAGAAGAGATGAGAAAATCTGGTGAAGAGCGAGCTGGCTATGCTAATGTAATGTTCAAATATCTTCTTGAAGAAATTCAGGAATTTGAGTCTGATTTGCAAGCTGATGAAGAGATAGCTGTTTATTTAGCTTCGTTTGCTGGTGGTATGCCTATTCGTATTGAATCGATCAATTATCGAGACCCCTATTACATAGTTTTATCAGGAACTACTGAAGAAGGTCAAAAGGTACGGCTAGTACAGCACGTAACGCAGATTAGTATATTGTTTATGCCAATAAAAGTGTCATCAGAGGACAACAGAAAACCAAGACGAATTGGATTTATGGCAGGTGCAGATATGTAG
- the rpmA gene encoding 50S ribosomal protein L27 has protein sequence MAHKKGTGSTRNGRDSNAQRLGVKRYGGENVLAGNILVRQRGTTFHAGKNVGVGRDYTLFSLIDGIVTFERNGRYRKKVSVYPAEATS, from the coding sequence ATGGCACATAAGAAAGGAACCGGAAGTACGCGCAACGGCCGCGACTCGAACGCCCAGCGCTTGGGTGTAAAACGTTATGGTGGAGAAAATGTCCTCGCAGGTAATATTCTCGTCCGTCAAAGAGGAACTACTTTCCATGCGGGTAAAAATGTTGGTGTAGGTCGCGATTACACTTTGTTTTCTCTGATTGATGGTATCGTTACGTTTGAGCGTAATGGTAGATATCGTAAAAAAGTGAGTGTTTATCCCGCTGAAGCGACTTCGTAA
- a CDS encoding DUF1848 domain-containing protein: MIISASRRTDIPAFYHKWFINRIQAGYCVVPNPFNSQQLSRIDLTPQNVDAIVFWTRNPQPLLSSLDLLNELGYKYYFQFTVMNNPSFIDQHQTPLSFAIKIFQKLANLIGSQRVIWRYDPIVFSQDTDVDFHLQQYTYIASQLSGYTNRCVISFMDRYSKNNHRLQKIETEKAITFYPFEKTPQVFEKFLPSIEKIAQKHKIQLFSCAEPYDLESYSIHHGKCIDDDYLQEIFDIEVSHKKDTGQREACGCVKSRDIGMYNSCLFGCQYCYATTSIDKARENYREHNPNSPSLVGWHDLEPKSKVK; this comes from the coding sequence ATGATTATTAGCGCCAGTAGACGAACTGATATTCCTGCCTTTTATCATAAATGGTTTATCAATCGTATTCAAGCCGGTTACTGTGTTGTACCCAATCCTTTTAACTCCCAGCAACTTTCCCGCATTGATTTGACTCCACAAAATGTTGACGCGATTGTTTTCTGGACTCGCAACCCGCAACCTTTATTGTCATCTTTAGATCTATTAAACGAACTGGGATATAAATACTATTTTCAGTTCACAGTAATGAACAATCCCAGTTTTATAGACCAGCATCAAACTCCTTTATCTTTTGCTATTAAAATATTTCAAAAGTTAGCCAATTTAATCGGCAGTCAAAGAGTAATCTGGCGATACGATCCCATTGTTTTCAGTCAAGATACTGATGTAGATTTTCATCTTCAGCAATATACTTACATTGCCAGTCAACTCTCTGGCTATACCAACCGATGTGTCATTAGTTTTATGGATCGGTATAGCAAAAATAATCATCGTCTCCAAAAGATTGAAACAGAAAAAGCTATTACTTTTTATCCCTTTGAAAAAACTCCACAAGTTTTTGAAAAATTTTTACCCTCAATAGAAAAAATTGCTCAAAAACATAAGATCCAGCTTTTTAGTTGTGCCGAACCCTATGACTTAGAGTCATATAGCATTCACCATGGTAAATGCATAGATGATGATTATCTCCAGGAAATCTTTGACATAGAAGTCAGTCATAAGAAAGATACTGGTCAGCGAGAAGCTTGCGGTTGTGTGAAAAGCCGCGATATTGGCATGTATAATAGCTGCTTATTTGGGTGTCAATACTGTTATGCAACTACCAGCATTGATAAAGCCAGAGAAAATTACCGAGAACATAATCCTAATTCCCCTTCTTTAGTCGGATGGCACGATCTCGAACCTAAATCAAAGGTGAAATAG
- the phnD gene encoding phosphate/phosphite/phosphonate ABC transporter substrate-binding protein — MQDIRKKNTDYDFPKKKSVFSWILVSLISTPLLISCTSASNSERIVTERKNASSERAENCTPEVTELTFGILATESEETLEEVWTPLLEKMGEAIARPVLPFYGDYGRLITSMGEKNIQIAWYGGKSYIEAAEKSQAEAFAQTVSTQGYLGYYGHLMMHKDHPLLAQIDLEQGNGDKVVFQHAQDLTFAFNDSQSTSGFLVPTYYLFIQNNLEPQAIFKSVSFLGSHENTALAVANQEIDVATNNSEALQRLKQSNPEAYENIRVIWTSPIIPGDPLAYRQDLPDCLKTAIQNFFYRFTDREILEPLVWSGFDPASDRTWNVIRELEVAKQIQRLKQDDTLSEAEKATKLEALQQQLKEFQ, encoded by the coding sequence ATACAAGATATTCGCAAAAAAAATACTGATTATGATTTCCCTAAAAAAAAATCCGTTTTTTCATGGATTTTAGTATCCCTGATTTCCACTCCTCTTTTAATCAGTTGTACTTCAGCTTCTAACTCAGAAAGAATTGTCACAGAAAGAAAAAACGCGAGCAGTGAACGAGCAGAGAACTGTACCCCAGAGGTAACTGAATTAACATTTGGGATTTTAGCGACTGAATCAGAAGAGACTTTAGAGGAAGTTTGGACTCCCTTATTAGAGAAAATGGGAGAGGCGATCGCTAGGCCAGTTCTGCCTTTCTACGGAGACTATGGTAGGCTTATTACTAGCATGGGAGAAAAAAACATTCAAATCGCTTGGTATGGAGGGAAATCTTATATCGAAGCCGCAGAAAAATCCCAAGCCGAAGCTTTTGCTCAAACCGTAAGCACTCAAGGCTATTTAGGGTATTATGGCCATTTGATGATGCATAAAGATCATCCCTTGCTGGCGCAAATTGATCTAGAACAGGGGAATGGGGATAAGGTGGTTTTCCAACATGCCCAGGATCTGACCTTTGCCTTTAATGACAGCCAATCTACATCGGGTTTCCTCGTTCCGACTTACTATCTATTTATTCAAAATAATCTCGAACCTCAAGCGATATTCAAATCGGTATCATTTTTAGGCTCCCATGAAAATACCGCTTTAGCGGTTGCCAATCAAGAAATAGATGTGGCGACGAATAATAGTGAAGCGCTACAGCGCTTAAAACAATCTAATCCAGAAGCCTATGAAAACATTCGCGTGATTTGGACTTCTCCCATTATTCCCGGAGATCCCTTAGCCTATCGTCAAGATTTACCCGATTGTCTGAAAACAGCAATTCAAAACTTTTTCTATCGATTTACTGACCGAGAGATCTTAGAACCTTTAGTTTGGTCTGGATTTGATCCAGCGAGCGATCGCACCTGGAATGTCATTCGAGAACTCGAAGTTGCTAAACAAATCCAACGTCTTAAACAAGATGATACCCTGAGCGAAGCTGAAAAAGCGACTAAACTAGAAGCATTGCAGCAACAGCTTAAAGAATTTCAGTAA